A part of candidate division WOR-3 bacterium genomic DNA contains:
- a CDS encoding M20/M25/M40 family metallo-hydrolase — MESLKNILFDLIRIPSESNNLKALKEIVDYVENIFKYKPIFIERIEVNNKPSIYLSFEKNYNPSVLFSGHLDVVPPDSPEQFVPYEKDGKIYGRGSFDMKGSCASMIVLLLELIEKKIKKNIAFLFTTDEEVGSKDGVEYWVKNKNLLPDFAIIPDGGFNFKIMNEGKGVLHVKFKAFGKSAHGSTPWEGENAADKLINLYKEYKLWVDSEKGPPEEPTWKITLSLGKFNAGKAVNIVPSEAEMELDFRFPPPWRAKDFENKLKEFLKDKKGIEMEVKSYGEPVYTDRENPYLKKFAESVKKIKGKVEYGRIYGATDGRFFAEKGVPVLMIYGIGDGIHGRDEWVDLKSLYDLKEIFLDFLNRI; from the coding sequence TTGGAAAGTTTAAAAAATATACTTTTTGATTTGATAAGGATACCTTCAGAAAGTAACAATTTAAAGGCTCTTAAAGAAATAGTCGATTATGTTGAAAATATTTTCAAGTATAAACCCATTTTTATAGAGAGAATTGAGGTTAATAATAAACCTTCAATTTATTTATCTTTTGAGAAAAATTATAATCCTTCAGTTTTATTTTCAGGTCATCTTGATGTTGTTCCCCCTGATTCTCCAGAACAGTTTGTCCCTTATGAAAAGGATGGAAAAATTTATGGAAGGGGTTCTTTTGATATGAAAGGTTCCTGTGCTTCAATGATTGTTCTTTTACTTGAACTTATTGAGAAAAAAATTAAAAAAAATATTGCTTTTCTTTTTACAACAGATGAAGAGGTTGGTTCAAAGGATGGTGTTGAATACTGGGTGAAAAATAAAAATTTACTTCCAGATTTTGCAATAATCCCTGATGGTGGTTTTAATTTCAAGATAATGAATGAGGGTAAGGGGGTATTGCATGTTAAATTTAAGGCATTTGGAAAATCAGCTCATGGTTCAACACCATGGGAAGGAGAAAATGCTGCTGATAAATTAATCAATCTATATAAAGAGTATAAACTCTGGGTTGATTCTGAAAAAGGTCCACCTGAGGAACCAACCTGGAAAATTACCCTATCCCTTGGAAAGTTTAATGCAGGAAAAGCAGTTAATATTGTTCCAAGTGAGGCAGAAATGGAGCTTGATTTCAGATTTCCTCCACCCTGGAGGGCAAAGGATTTTGAGAATAAATTAAAAGAATTTTTGAAGGATAAAAAGGGTATAGAAATGGAAGTTAAAAGTTATGGAGAGCCTGTTTATACTGATAGGGAAAATCCTTACTTAAAAAAATTTGCAGAATCTGTTAAGAAAATAAAGGGAAAGGTGGAATATGGAAGGATATATGGTGCTACTGATGGAAGATTTTTTGCAGAAAAAGGGGTTCCGGTTCTTATGATTTATGGAATTGGTGATGGAATACATGGAAGAGATGAATGGGTTGATTTAAAATCCCTTTATGATTTAAAGGAAATATTTTTGGACTTTTTAAATAGAATATGA
- a CDS encoding NAD+ synthase produces MVEVKFKEEELELVKKAIVNSIRERVKKFNFKGAVINLSGGVDSSLVLKLVSLAIGNKKTYALILPEEGITPKEDVEDALKLCKELKVNYEIIPINKPLSAFKETLKDIKGDIDWGLTNLKPRVRMIYAYFYANAKKLLVVGTSNKTELLLGYGTKYGDLGADIYPIGDLYKTQVWQLAEYISIPTDIVKKTPSAGLWKGQTDEEELGFTYYQIDRVLYCLVDLELSVRETSELLNISENAVMDLYERIVKNEHKRRPPTITKISRMCLDKDWRYPVERF; encoded by the coding sequence ATGGTGGAAGTTAAATTTAAGGAGGAAGAGTTAGAACTTGTAAAGAAAGCAATTGTAAATTCAATAAGGGAAAGGGTTAAAAAATTTAATTTTAAAGGTGCTGTTATAAATCTTTCAGGTGGTGTTGATTCTTCTCTTGTTTTAAAATTGGTAAGTCTTGCTATTGGGAATAAAAAGACCTATGCCCTTATATTGCCTGAGGAAGGTATTACTCCAAAAGAAGATGTTGAAGATGCTTTAAAACTCTGTAAGGAACTTAAAGTTAATTATGAAATTATACCTATAAATAAGCCTCTTTCAGCCTTTAAGGAGACTTTAAAGGATATAAAAGGGGATATAGATTGGGGTTTAACAAATTTAAAACCAAGAGTCAGAATGATCTATGCTTATTTTTATGCAAATGCAAAAAAATTGCTTGTGGTAGGGACTTCAAATAAAACTGAGCTTCTTTTAGGTTATGGAACAAAGTATGGAGATCTTGGTGCTGATATTTACCCTATAGGAGACCTTTATAAAACCCAGGTCTGGCAACTTGCTGAATATATAAGTATTCCAACTGATATTGTTAAAAAAACGCCCTCTGCAGGCCTCTGGAAAGGTCAAACTGATGAGGAAGAGCTTGGTTTTACATATTATCAGATAGATAGAGTTTTATACTGTCTTGTTGATCTTGAGTTATCTGTTAGAGAAACATCTGAACTTTTAAATATTAGTGAAAATGCTGTAATGGATTTATATGAAAGGATAGTTAAAAATGAGCATAAAAGGAGACCGCCAACAATAACAAAAATTTCAAGAATGTGTCTTGATAAGGATTGGCGTTATCCTGTTGAGAGATTTTAA
- a CDS encoding radical SAM protein, with protein MRDFKLVESFPGLNIKKEGIVLTGSDKSLFFIDKEGRILYVFLEDKGYRIGLSGEIIEKKRKNGEKVINRFKSLRFLKKIYERAENILEDEFFKENRDFLKDFLKKGYENFKSTINSFKEVYGKVPIVPPDMYLSLYIQVTRGCSYNKCTFCNFYKGEKFRILSKEELILHINKVKKFFGKGIKTRKNIFLGDADALLLTEDRIFEYVKLIKDSFKEESLSKISSFLDVWTGKKKNLSFWQTLKEFSLFRVYIGLESGSENLLKRLNKPFNPEEFIFLVENLKKAGISVGVIILLGIAGDLEEEHKSKTYDLLKNLSLDKSDILYLSPYYPFKGLYPEKASYEEIKREIDFFKLLFSEKKIRVSVYDIREFVY; from the coding sequence TTGAGAGATTTTAAATTAGTGGAAAGTTTTCCAGGGCTTAATATTAAAAAAGAGGGTATAGTATTAACAGGAAGTGATAAGAGTCTTTTTTTTATTGATAAAGAGGGAAGAATTCTTTATGTTTTTTTAGAAGATAAGGGTTATAGGATTGGACTTTCAGGTGAGATTATAGAGAAAAAGAGAAAAAATGGAGAAAAAGTAATAAATAGATTTAAATCTTTAAGGTTTTTAAAAAAAATTTATGAAAGGGCAGAAAATATTCTTGAAGATGAATTTTTTAAAGAAAACAGAGATTTTTTAAAGGATTTTTTGAAAAAGGGTTATGAAAATTTTAAAAGCACAATAAATAGTTTTAAAGAAGTTTATGGAAAGGTTCCAATAGTTCCACCTGATATGTATTTATCTCTTTATATTCAAGTAACAAGGGGTTGTTCTTATAATAAATGCACTTTCTGTAATTTCTATAAAGGAGAAAAATTTAGAATTTTGAGCAAGGAGGAATTAATTTTACATATTAATAAGGTAAAAAAATTTTTTGGTAAAGGTATAAAAACAAGAAAAAACATTTTTCTTGGTGATGCTGATGCTCTTTTATTGACAGAGGATAGGATTTTTGAGTATGTTAAATTAATAAAGGATAGTTTTAAGGAGGAAAGTTTGAGTAAAATTTCTTCTTTTTTAGATGTTTGGACAGGAAAGAAAAAAAATTTAAGCTTCTGGCAAACTTTAAAGGAATTTTCCCTTTTCAGGGTATATATAGGTCTTGAATCAGGAAGTGAAAATTTATTAAAGAGACTTAATAAACCCTTTAATCCTGAGGAGTTTATTTTTTTAGTGGAAAATTTGAAAAAGGCGGGTATTTCAGTGGGTGTAATTATTCTTCTTGGTATAGCGGGTGATTTAGAGGAAGAGCATAAATCAAAAACTTATGATTTATTAAAAAATTTAAGTCTTGATAAAAGTGACATTTTATATCTTTCTCCTTATTATCCCTTTAAGGGTTTGTACCCTGAGAAAGCTAGTTATGAGGAAATAAAAAGGGAGATAGATTTTTTTAAATTACTTTTCTCTGAGAAAAAAATCAGGGTTTCAGTTTATGATATCAGGGAATTTGTTTATTAA
- a CDS encoding nitrilase-related carbon-nitrogen hydrolase, translating to MKKVKVFLAQLSTQLGDVKGNEEKILKAIEMAKKEKAYIFVTPELSTLGYGSGDIYLDKVDENLISLDRIRKEVDDFYAIIGYVEKDSYGFFYNSACLIHDKKIIGNYRKVQLVNYRLFDEKRYFKRGTKLDVFNIGGIKIGILICEDVWFPEPSRAMALRGADLLIVLGASPYERFKKEIWEDFLVQRARDNIIPLVFCNQAGCQDGVTYLGYSMYVSASGNILKTGKLLEEDYVIAIVDLEEAKRLRRRDTRLRELRKDILEELLKAYEEMENGGS from the coding sequence ATGAAGAAAGTAAAAGTTTTTCTTGCTCAACTTTCAACTCAACTTGGTGATGTTAAGGGAAATGAGGAAAAGATTTTGAAGGCAATAGAAATGGCGAAAAAGGAAAAGGCATATATTTTTGTTACTCCAGAACTTTCAACTCTCGGTTACGGAAGCGGTGATATATACCTTGATAAGGTGGATGAAAATTTAATTTCCCTTGATAGAATAAGGAAAGAAGTTGATGATTTTTATGCAATAATAGGTTATGTTGAAAAGGATAGTTACGGTTTCTTTTACAACTCAGCTTGTTTGATACATGATAAAAAAATTATAGGAAATTACAGAAAGGTTCAACTTGTGAATTACAGATTGTTTGATGAAAAAAGATACTTTAAAAGAGGAACAAAATTAGATGTATTTAATATAGGGGGGATAAAGATAGGGATTCTTATATGTGAGGATGTTTGGTTTCCTGAGCCTTCAAGAGCAATGGCTTTAAGGGGAGCTGATTTACTCATTGTTCTTGGGGCTTCACCCTATGAAAGATTTAAAAAGGAAATATGGGAAGATTTTTTAGTTCAAAGGGCAAGGGATAATATAATTCCCCTTGTATTCTGCAATCAGGCAGGATGTCAGGATGGAGTTACATATCTTGGATATTCAATGTATGTTTCAGCATCTGGAAATATTTTAAAAACAGGAAAATTACTTGAAGAGGATTATGTTATAGCCATAGTTGATCTTGAAGAAGCAAAAAGGTTGAGAAGGAGAGATACAAGGTTGAGGGAATTAAGAAAGGATATTCTTGAGGAATTGTTAAAAGCGTACGAGGAGATGGAAAATGGTGGAAGTTAA